AGAGGACATGTATCAGGTCGAAGACTTTTGAGCTGAAGGAGGCCTGAGGAATGAGCAGCCATATCCCAGCGCCGAAGAGCAGGTTCATCACGGTGAAGTGCCAGGATTGCGGCAACGAGCAGATCGCGTTCAACAAGCCTGCGACTCAGGTGAAGTGCAACGTGTGCGGAGCCACCCTGATTAAGCCCACGGGAGGCAAGGGCCAGGTCAGGGGCCAACTGCTCGGAGAGGTCCAGTAATGCCGCGCAAGGCAGAGTATCCCGAAGTTGGAGACCTAGTAGTCTGCAGCGTGCAGAACGTCAAGAATTTTGGTGCTTTCGTTTCATTGGACGAGTACGGCAACAAGGAGGGCTTCATCCACGTCAGGGATGTCGCCACCGGCTGGGTCAAGTACATCCGTGACCACGTGCGAGAAGGGCAGAAGATCGTCTGCAAGACCCTGAGTGTGGACAAGGAGCGAGGGCATATCGACCTCACGCTCAAGCAGGTCAACGACCACCAGAAGCGGGAGAAGATCCAGGAATGGAAGAACGAGAAGAAGGCAGAGAAGCTTCTCGAGATCATTGGCACGAAGATGGGAAAGACCCTCGATGAGGCCTACACCGAGATCGGGGATAAGCTCATAGACGAATATGGCTCGCTCTATGTGGCGTTCGAAGAGATCAATGTCAATCCAGCCTCGATCAAGGAGGTCGGGATCGACAAGAAGTGGGGTGCTACGGCGACGGAGGTCGCTCACGAGAACATACAGTTGCCCTCTGTTACTATCGACGGAATCCTGGAGCTCAGCTGCCCCAAACCTGATGGCATAGACTACATCAAGAAGGCGCTCGCGATAGGTTTGGCGGTGGGCGACGGGGAAGTGGGCATACACTACGTCGGCTCCCCGAGGTATAGGGTTACAGTCACGGCGGAGGATTACAAGACCGCCGAGCAGGAGCTCAAGGATGCGGTGCAGAAGATCACGGCCGCAGTCGAGAAGTCCGGTGGCTCCGCCAGCTTCAAGAGGAAGGAAGAGAAGTGAAGACTCTTCTGAGGAAGTGCCTCTCCTGCAGGGAATACACGCTCAGAGAGCAGTGCCTTAAGTGCGGAGGCGCAACCTTCATGCCGATGCCCGCGAAGTATTCTCCCGAGGACAAGTACGGGAAGTACAGGAGACTCCTGAAGAAGGAGATGAAAGGTGAGCACTGAGATGGAAGACATTGTGGTCGTTTTCAAGGAGAAGCCGGTCCTCAATGAGCCGGTGTTCGTAGAGGGCCTGCCGGGCGTGGGAAACGTGGGCAAGCTCGCGGCGGAGCATCTGGTCGACCAGCTCAAGGCGGTCAAATTCGCAGAGCTATTCTCGAAATACTTCCCGCCACAGGTGCTCGTGAACGATTCAGGTACGATCAGGCTCGTCAGCAACGAACTGTACTATGTCCAGCGGCAGGCATCGGCACACGATGTTGTCATCATGACCGGCGACTACCAGGGACTCACCCCTGATGGTCAGTATGAGCTCTCTGACAAGACTCTGAAGATAATCAAGGACCTCGGGGTGAAGAAGGTATTCACTCTGGGCGGATATGGCCTCGGCAAGATGATAGAGAAGCCGAGGGTGCTCGGTGCTGCGACAGACCTGGA
This genomic window from Candidatus Thermoplasmatota archaeon contains:
- a CDS encoding 30S ribosomal protein S27e yields the protein MSSHIPAPKSRFITVKCQDCGNEQIAFNKPATQVKCNVCGATLIKPTGGKGQVRGQLLGEVQ
- a CDS encoding translation initiation factor IF-2 subunit alpha produces the protein MPRKAEYPEVGDLVVCSVQNVKNFGAFVSLDEYGNKEGFIHVRDVATGWVKYIRDHVREGQKIVCKTLSVDKERGHIDLTLKQVNDHQKREKIQEWKNEKKAEKLLEIIGTKMGKTLDEAYTEIGDKLIDEYGSLYVAFEEINVNPASIKEVGIDKKWGATATEVAHENIQLPSVTIDGILELSCPKPDGIDYIKKALAIGLAVGDGEVGIHYVGSPRYRVTVTAEDYKTAEQELKDAVQKITAAVEKSGGSASFKRKEEK
- a CDS encoding RNA-protein complex protein Nop10, giving the protein MKTLLRKCLSCREYTLREQCLKCGGATFMPMPAKYSPEDKYGKYRRLLKKEMKGEH
- a CDS encoding proteasome assembly chaperone family protein; this translates as MEDIVVVFKEKPVLNEPVFVEGLPGVGNVGKLAAEHLVDQLKAVKFAELFSKYFPPQVLVNDSGTIRLVSNELYYVQRQASAHDVVIMTGDYQGLTPDGQYELSDKTLKIIKDLGVKKVFTLGGYGLGKMIEKPRVLGAATDLELVEEMKKFGVTFSKGEPGSGIVGASGLLLGLGNLYGMKSVCLMGETSGYFVDPKGAQAVLEVLAKILEVKIDFTELEAKAEQIDLITSKLREVEAPSEPKREDLGYIG